In the genome of Calothrix sp. PCC 6303, the window AAACAACATACAAAGCATTAGGATCTGCTTTTTCTTGGAGCATTTGCAAACTGCGAGCATATAATTCAACCTGTTCCCCCACCCCAGGCAAAGGTGTTTTGACAACAGTATTTCCACTCCCAGAATTTGCTCCACCAAACGCAAAATTAATACCCTGTTGGGCATTTGTATTTTTCAAAGATGTAAATAAAGTCGGAGTCAAACCCAAATTATTCCCTACATATTCAACCCAAATTTTATCGTTGGAAAAACGACCAGAAGCATAAGGTGGATTTTTAGGTATACCATTTTGGGGCATAAATAAACCCCCCGTAACCTGGAAAACATTACCTGTATCAGAAAGACTATCGCCAAAAATAAAAAACTTGGTGAAATTTGTAGCCAAAGCTTTCAACGGTACAAGTATAGAAAGAAATACAAATCCCGCTGCCACAAGCTGTTGTTTCATGAGCTACATATTTGTTGGATTCCGGTGTTTTTCTATTCCAACTTTAACAAGACTTTAACATTAGCAAAAACATCAAAATGTTATCCTCTACCCTTACCCTTCAAAATATCGCTAGCCGAAACTCCCTCACCTTGGGTGCCGAAATACCACAACACAGCAGCAGCTTCACTTCTTGTAACTGGCTTCTTGGGTTGGAATAAAGTTGTATAACCAAATACTCGCCGAATATTTGATTGTTCTCCACTTTGATGATCTGCAAGCACCGCTTTTAAAGCTTTAGGTTCAATTTTGGCAGCATCTTGAAAACCCCACGTCTGCTTCACTGCCTCTAAATTGGCTGTAGGCAAGCCTTGACGACTATCGAGGGGTAATTTCCACAACAGCATTTGTTCCCTTGTTAATGGGGAACCTGCCCGAAACAGAACCTCCGTAGAGTCCCCAGATAGTTGACTAGGAATCAAACCTGCTTCAGCTAAACCCTGAATATATGGGAAATTTGGATTATTTTTAGCAACATCACTATAAGCTGGTTGCGAACTTTCATTACCTAAACGGATTTGTTTACTAGGGTTACTTGCATAAAAAGTATTATTTACAGTTACCAACCAACGCGCATATTCACCACGAGTAATGATTTTGTTGGGTTCTAATTTGTTAGTTTGAATTGAATATGCAGGGATCACACCCAATGTTGCTAATTCTTGGATATATCGCTGTAGTTCCTTTGGTGCTTGATTAATATCGGTATATTGTTGCGGTTGTAAAGTGGGAGTATTCACTGGTGGATTTTGGTTTACATCCCCAGTTTTGGGAACTTCCGTAGGATTAGGAGATGGAGTTTCAGAAGAAGTGGGGGAGGGAGTTGTTTCTGGTGTGGAAGTAGTTGCAGTCACCCCAGCACCATATTCGATTACTAACTCGGTTGATATTTGGGGTTGATTAGCTGTTGGGTTGGTGATGGATTTTGGTTGAATTGAAACCTTAACCGTTGAATTATTATTTTTCACCTCAAAGGTACCAATATCATCGGTAGGTTGTTGGAGAATTTGCCAGTTATTTTTTTGAAATTCGCTGCGGTAAAAGCTAGTGATAAAATTGCTAGGATCAGAACTTAACCAAGTAGCTGATGTTTGGTTTTCTGTGCCTGGAGTTGTCGCTTGCAATTGAGCATTGGGATACACAGGGATATCTGTGGGGAAATCCTCTGGTAGCTGTGGAGTCGGGTTAGTGGTTGGAGTCGCACTGGCAACGGGACTATTGAGTAAACGCTGATCCGCTGCTAGTGATTTTTCTAAGTCTTTTGCAGATGGGCTGTTTGCACAGGCAGTGAGGGAAGCTAGTACAATAGTCAAACTAAAAAGAATAATTGGTTGTTTACGGTACAGCACAGGAATTTAGGAAGTAAAGCGTCAGTTTCTACACTAGCGTATCAGCGTTGATATGCTGCTAACGGTCAAAAATAGGAGTTTTTGTAGGTTGGATGTCAGTGGGTGGCTCAAACGAGGATTTATGGAGAATATCTACATTGCTATTTCTAGCAAATCAAAATTAGCATGAATATCAACAAATTAATTTTAACTTCTACTATCGGTGTAGGTGCATTCGTCACCATCACAACGGGAACAGCATTAGCTCAGATTCAACTTACAAATCAATCAAAACTGTCGCTAAACGGAATTGGTGCAGTGAAAGTGGGGATGACTCTGAAGCAAGCATCAGCATCTGCGGGAACGACTTTAGTTAGAGGCAATGGATACGAAGATGCTTGCTATTATGTAACTCCTAAAAATAAAGCTGCTAGTGTATCTTTTATGGTGACATCCGGAAGAATTGCCAGAATTGATGTGTATAAAGGCAGCCCCATTACTACTATTAAAGGGGCAAAAATCGGAGATACCGAAGCCAAAATTAAATCCCTATATCCTGGAAAAATCAAAGTTGAACCCGATAAATATGTCCCAGGGGGTCATTATTTAGTATTCACTCCTCAGGATGAGGCAGATAAAAACTATAGATTAGTGTTTGAAACCGATGGCAAACGCGTAACATTGATGAGGACAGGTAAACTACCTGAAGCGTCTTATGTGGAAGGTTGCTCTTAACATTCCTTATGTCTTGAGCTATGGATCTTAACTACGACGCGATCGCATAATTCAATTAACTATTTATGCAATGTCATATCGTTTCTAGTAGTTCGTTTACTAACAACAGTAATTCGCTGCGCTTGAAACGATTGTAGCATCCTGATGTTGGTATCGTTTCACCCATCTTGGACTTGGAAAATATGATGGAGTGTTTTTCACAGTCGGGAACTCGAATACCAGAAATCCAGTCATCGCCGTGGAATCGTTGGTGACTTAACCTTATTCATATTTTCACAATTCAGAAGTATTGTTATGCCGTATTTATACAGATTCGTTATAATTTGTGAATCGGGTAAACCAAATTGTTGACTCTACATCACAAACATTTTTGAGATAATTTGATCATGTCTCCCTTAAAAACTCAGTTAGTTGGTTTAAAAGCAGATTCGTTTCGTCACCACCTCGATTTAGAGGCAACCAAAACTCTCAAGCAGATACCAGGTGTTGATATGATGGTGCGAAATCTTCTCGGACCAATTGCCGAGCAGGTTTTTTATGCGGAAAATATTGCTTCTAGCGTCCTGGTAGGTGAAAAGCAACTACCAAATTTACACAAACTTCTTTTAGAAGCTTCCAAAATTCTTGATATTGAGCCACCACAACTATATATTCGTCAACATCCCGCTCCCAATGCTTACACCTTTGCGATGCGAGGAAAACAACCCTTTGTTGTCTTACACACCTCGTTGATTGATATGCTCACACCTGAAGAAATTCAGGCAGTTATTGCCCACGAATTGGGACACCTCAAGTGTGATCATAGTGTTTATTTGACCCCAGTTAACCTGTTGATCCTAGCTGCTGCGGCTGTACCCAATGTGGGGATGCTTCTAGCTCAAGGTTTGCAATCTCAACTTTTAGAGTGGGTACGCTGCGCTGAGTTCACATGCGATCGCGCTGCACTCCTAGCTACCCAAAATCCCCAAGTTGTCATGTCTGTCCTGATGAAACTGGCTGGTGGTTCCCCAACTTTAGCCCCTCAACTAAATCTGGATGCTTTTATCGCTCAAGCACGCGCTTACGATGATATCAGCAAAACCGAGCTTGGCGAATCAATCAAAGCCACCCGCACCGCTCAACTCACCCACCCAGTCCCTGTACTTCGCGCGAGAGAAATCGATCGTTGGGCTTCCAGCAAAGAATATCAAAAACTATTGCAAAATTCTTCAGATATAGGTTACAATAGCGAAGGTAAAACCAAGGGCGGGTGGCGAAACTGGTAGACGCAGCAGACTCAAAATCTGCCACCGAAAGGTGTGAGAGTTCGATTCTCTCTTCGCCCATAGTAGAGATAGATCCATAACCTATCGCAAATTACATAAAACAAACTTAAAACACTATTGGGATGATTCACTGGAACATCACAACAGTGTTTTTTGTTGCTGATTCCCAAAATCATCCCAACATATCAGTAAACAGTAATACACCTGGTAACTGATAACTGGTTAAATAATTATCCAACTTCCTATTGTGGAACAGGCATTCCAATCTTTTCGGGCAAGACTTCGGCGTGAGCGCTACTTTACCTCCGGTACACTTCGTTCCCACTAGGCTCAGTACAAGTCAGTCCTTACCTCCGGTACACTTCGTTCCGACAGGCTCAGGAACCATCGAACGCTGCCGAAACCACAGAATATTTTATTTTCTGGAAGTCCCTTAATACCCACTTGGTTAAATTTTCTTGTTCCTCGTCCCCATCCGAAGAAACATTAACATCTTCTTGAATATCTTTCCGGATAGAGATGCTAACTTTTGTATAGGTGTGTAGGGATAATGTAAATATACGAGAAAGCAAAACTCTCTTTGACCTAACCTTAAGCATCAAAAACTCACTTATTGACCTGAGTATCAAAAATTTAGTCTTATATTCGAGCCATACAACTACTAAAACTAGGCTATATCTCTAGATCCATCGATAACTAAATTAGAGCTAAATTATTTATGCGATCGCAACTTGCCGAAATCAAAACTAAAAAGTATAATTGTAGTATTCAACTAAGAATAAAAAATCAACCATTACCCCATACATGTATCAAATTTAACTAAGTTCAAAACTCAGGTAATTAAATTTACAGCGTTATCTTTACCCAGTAAAATCTATGCGACTAAAAAGATGGGAGTCTCCCCGCAAAGAAGGCAGAAATGACAAAGGCAAAGGCGGTTCAGCCAGAAAAAGGCAGCTTAAAAAACAGCAGCAAATGCTAAGGAAGCGGCTTAAAGAAGGTACTAAACCCGATAAAAATCAAAATAATTCACAGGGGAAAGATAATTTAATCTTTCCCTTTTTTATGACTAATACATTTTAAATGAAGTTTATATCAGCACAAAATATATAATTTTTACTTTGACAAAAGTTACTCAAATTTTTATCAAATCAATATTAATTACTTAATACTAGTTTCAAATTAGACTGGGAACCGAACAAAATTTACTAATAATTAGTCTGAACTTTAACTAAATATAAAGAAAACATGAAGCCAATATGAAATAAACATAAAGTTATAAAAAAATGTACTCATAGTATTTTTTTTTAAGTAAAGTAATATACAATGAAAATTGATAAAAATATTGCCAGGGAAACCGAGTAAATACGGTCATATAAATATTGCATCTCCGTTGTGTTGACTTGTAGTTGGCTCCAAACTTAAAAAAGTCGGGAGTTATACTTACTTTTCAGGATTCTGAACTTTCTGAGTAGTCGGTCATTGTTTTTGACACAAGGAGTTAAACGAACATGGTAGGAAGATTGCTTATGCCTACTGCGAGAGTCCTTGACTTTCCAATCACAGCCTTAAAGTTTGATGATCAAGTACAAACTATTTTAAGGTGGGCAATTGCGCGTGAAAGTAAAACAGTATGCGTAGCCAACGTACATATGCTTATGGAAGCCTACTGGAATCCTGAATTTGCGAGCATCTTAAAAAGTGCAGATTTAGTCACCCCTGATGGAATGCCTCTAGTTTGGATGATGCGACGTATGGGTGCAAGATATCAAGATCGTGTTGCTGGATTAGATATATTGCAGTCTTCATGTGAATTAGCTCAAGCTATGAATGTGAGTGTTTTCTTCGTGGGTTCTCAATCTAGCATTTTATCGGGAATGCGGAGACGTTTAGAAAAAGAGTTTCCTCGGCTGAAAATAGCTGCAATGGAACCTTTACCTTTCCGTCCTTTAACTGAAACTGAAGATGAAGCATTAATTGAGAAAATCAACTCCAGTGGAGCGGGTTTAGTATTTGTTTCTTTAGGATGTCCAAAACAAGAAAATTGGATTTCACATCATAAGGATAAAATTCAGTCGGTGATGATTGGCTTGGGTGGAGCATTTCCAGTTTATGCAGGTCTGCAAAAACGAGCACCCCGGATAGTGCGGGATTTAGGACTAGAATGGCTATATCGTTTTATTCAAGAACCGCGTCGTCTTTGGAGTAGGTATGCAAAAACTATTCCAGCCTTTATTTGGCTAGCTTTAAAGCAGCTATCATCAGGGAATACACTTGTGGAATTATCTCACTCACGGTCTCAAAATTAATAGGAGGTCGATGATTTTTAGGAAAAAACCTCGCGTTTAAATACCTAAAATCTAGCCATACATTTAGATTAATAATTCTGCATTTCTGCAAGGCTAATGCTTCAACCTGCCAAAATACTTAGTTGATGTATAGCTTAAAGACAACTTGCCGAATTCCTTAAATGAAGAGGTTTTTAGTTATCATCTTCCAATCGTCGATACAGCAGATTCCGGGAATATAAAGTATAGAAATCACCCTGTAAATCTGCGAAAAATAAGCATATTTTATTATGGCTACAGATTGGTGCCATGCCGATCTAAAACAGCCTAGGTATAACTTATCTTTGTATTCGATGAAGTAGCGAGCTACTTACCCTAGATATTTTCAGTTATGCGCTTTATTTCCTGAGTAAGAGTTAGGTAATTTGGAAGCCAGTATCATTCCTTGCACCAAAGTTCACAATTAATTGTTTGGATAATTTTAGTTAACTGAGTGTTTATTTAAACGGAAAATTAGTTTCATACTGAGTTTGTTAAGATCACGAATGAGAAAATTGCGGTATTTTTTGCGGATGCGATCGCGCGATCGCATCCTGCTACTAATGACTTTTATTTTAATGGGAACAATTAGATTAGGATTATGGTTGCTTCCGTTTCGTGTGTTAATCAAGTTACATACGAAAACGATGCATTTGCTTCAGAAAGTGCCTAATTCGACACAAGTCAGCTTGGCACACATTATTGCCTATGTGAATTTATCCACCCGCTATATGCCTGGTGGGGCAAAATGTCTAGCTCGTGCTTTAACAACTCAAGTGTTAATGCATCGCTATAATCATCTTGGTGAATTACGTATCGGCGTTTCAAAAAATACAGTAGGTAGTATCGAGGCTCACGCATGGATTGAGCATCAAGGACAAATAATTATTGGTAATCTTGAAGATCTTCCACGCTTTATTCCTTTACCATCTCTAAACAGCGTCAAGTTGTGACAGATGCCGCTCAATTATCCTCTAGACAAACTTTTGTTGACGATATACTACTTTAGAAAGACCAAAGCTTAAATTAGATTAACTTTATTCCTATCTCTAGATAGTGTAATTGCAATTATTAAACTCATAACATTACTTGTATCAAAGGTAAATCACAAGCAAAAGTTTAATAGGGGCATAAATTATGAGCAACGAACCTACTGGTAAAGCAACCGATTCATCTGAGCGTGCGGAAAGAGACACGTATGATCGTGGTATCATCCCAGCCGAAACCGCCGCACGTAAAGAAAGAGAAGGAGATGAATATAAGACTGCACATACTGAAAGTGCCACAGACGGTTACACCGTAGATAATGAAGGTTTAATCAATAATTATGCTGTAGAACCGGAAATGTATTATGAAGTTCCCGGTGACGCTCGTGAAGCAGAAGAAGCGGAAAAAGCAAGAAGAATGGAAGAACTTAAAGAAATCAAAGAAGATAATCAAGGAGAACTCACAGCAGACAGCGATGAGCGTGGTAAAGGTGTAGGCGCAATCTAGCTCTCCCCGAAGCGCCTTTCCGAAGGGTACAGCACGCAAGCTACGCATTCATCCCACGCCACGCAGTGAGTCAGACGTGGGGCTTCTGCTGTCCCGGCTAAAAACCTAACGACAAAAACTACTACTTCAAACGTGAGAATACACCCATTTCAATTGATGCATGTACAAACCAGCCCTATTGCTTCGCAAAAGCAAGCTACAAGTAAGTAAGGGCTGGTATTTTATATATCTATTTCTAAAGCAAGTTGATATAGTTGCCTTTTGGGGATAGAGGTTAATTTTGCTAGTTCTTTTGTGGCTTGCGATCGCGTGATGCCCTGAGCTATCATTCTTGCCAGTTCTACTTTAATTTGAGCAACAGAAAGCTCTTGATCAGAAGTTGTATTCCCCTCCACAACTAGGGTATATTCGCCTTGGGGTTCCTTTGTTTGGTAATATTCGCAAGCTGCATCAAGGGTACCCCGCCAAAACTCTTCATACAACTTAGTTAATTCCCTTGCTATAGCTATTTTGCGTTCAGCACCACCAAATACCTCAGCCAAATCCTGTAAAGTTGCCCGTAGACGGTGTGGTGACTCATAAAAAATCAAAGTTCTAGATTCCGTCTTCAGCAACTCCAAATATTCACGGCGTTGCTGTAATTTTGGCGGTAGAAACCCCTCAAACACAAATTTATCAGTTGGAAGAGCCGCAGCACTCAAAGCGGTAATTGCGGCATTTGCGCCGGGAATGGGGACAACATCAAAACCCGCATCCACACAAGCCTTCACCAACTCATACCCAGGATCAGAAATACCCGGCATTCCGGCATCACTAACTAACGCGATTGTTTTCCCATCCTCTAATTTTTGGAGTAATTCAGGAATTCGGCTAGTGCTATTGTGTTCGTGATAGCTAACTTGCGGTGTTTTGACTTGAAAATGGTGTAATAATTTTCCTGTGTGGCGAGTATCCTCAGCCGCAATCATATCAACATTTTGTAACACCCGCACCGCTCGAAACGTCATATCCTCCAGATTACCAATTGGAGTAGCGACAATGTAAAGTGTTCTGGGTTTGGGTTCACTCATTATGCAAAAACGCGGTCTATTTATTGGTTTAATTACCCTAGATTTAATTTACCTTGCGGATGCTCCTCCCCAAAACAATCAAAAACTAGTTGCCACAGATTACACTGTAGCAGCAGGGGGACCAGCCACCAACGCCGCCGTCACCTTTAGTTACTTAGGAAATCAAGGGAAAGTCTTAGGATTACTAGGTTCCCATCCGATGACACAACTAATTAAAAGCGACTTAAACAAGCACCAAGTAACCATTAGCGACCTTCAGCCTAGCAAAAAAGAGCCACCACCAGTATCGTCAATAATAGTATCTGAAGCGACAGGCGATCGCGCAATCATTTCCATCAACGCAACTAAAACGCAAATAGAAAACCAAAACATCCCAAACAACATACTCCAAGACATAGATATAGTATTAATTGACGGGCATCAAATGCAAACCAGTTATCAAATAGCCAAAATTGCCAAAACCCGAAAAATCCCCATAGTAGTTGATGGTGGAAGTTGGAAAACGGGATTTGAAAAAATACTACCATTAGTAGATCACATAATTTGTTCAGCCAACTTTCATCCCCCAACCTGTCAAAACACCCAACAGGTTTTTAGCTATCTTCAACAACTTAAAATTCCCAACATTGCCATCACCAACGGAGACAAACCCATAGAATACAAATCAACCCCCAGCAATCAAACCCATCAACTGGAAATACCCAAAACTTCCATCATTGATACCCTAGGTGCAGGAGACATATTCCATGGTGCATTCTGTCATTATATCCTCCAACAAAACTTTCCCCTAGCCCTACAATCAGCCGCCAAAATAGCCACAAAATCCTGTCAACACTTCGGCACACGCAACTGGATGAAAAACTAAAACCCCTCTTTATATTCTCTCCTTCTTCTCTCCTTCTTCTTTCCATATTACTCTGCGCCCCTCCGCGCTTACCTCCGCGCCCCACTGCGTTAAAAATATTATATTCCCCCTCCCAAATGCAAAACCTCCAACAAATCCTTCAAATAGCACGTCCCATAACTTGGGAAGCCGCCAAAATCCTCAAATCATACTATCAAAAAACCCAACTAGACATAGAATACAAAGGCGAAGATCCAGTTACAGCAGCCGACATAGCAGTTAGCAACTACCTAATACAACAACTACAATCCCAACTCAAAAACCAAGACTTTGGTTACGTCAGCGAAGAAAACTATCAACAACAACAACTAACCCAAGAATACGTTTGGATCATTGATCCCTTAGATGGAACCCGCGACTTCATCGACAAAACAGGCGAATATGCAATTCATATAGCCCTCGTCAAGAACCATCGTCCAGTATTAGCATTAATTGCAATTCCCGAAACAGACAAAATCTATTATGCCACACTTAACGGCGGTACATTCGTTGAAACCAGCGACGGCAAAATTCAAAAAATTGA includes:
- a CDS encoding S-layer homology domain-containing protein; the protein is MLYRKQPIILFSLTIVLASLTACANSPSAKDLEKSLAADQRLLNSPVASATPTTNPTPQLPEDFPTDIPVYPNAQLQATTPGTENQTSATWLSSDPSNFITSFYRSEFQKNNWQILQQPTDDIGTFEVKNNNSTVKVSIQPKSITNPTANQPQISTELVIEYGAGVTATTSTPETTPSPTSSETPSPNPTEVPKTGDVNQNPPVNTPTLQPQQYTDINQAPKELQRYIQELATLGVIPAYSIQTNKLEPNKIITRGEYARWLVTVNNTFYASNPSKQIRLGNESSQPAYSDVAKNNPNFPYIQGLAEAGLIPSQLSGDSTEVLFRAGSPLTREQMLLWKLPLDSRQGLPTANLEAVKQTWGFQDAAKIEPKALKAVLADHQSGEQSNIRRVFGYTTLFQPKKPVTRSEAAAVLWYFGTQGEGVSASDILKGKGRG
- a CDS encoding M48 family metallopeptidase; translated protein: MSPLKTQLVGLKADSFRHHLDLEATKTLKQIPGVDMMVRNLLGPIAEQVFYAENIASSVLVGEKQLPNLHKLLLEASKILDIEPPQLYIRQHPAPNAYTFAMRGKQPFVVLHTSLIDMLTPEEIQAVIAHELGHLKCDHSVYLTPVNLLILAAAAVPNVGMLLAQGLQSQLLEWVRCAEFTCDRAALLATQNPQVVMSVLMKLAGGSPTLAPQLNLDAFIAQARAYDDISKTELGESIKATRTAQLTHPVPVLRAREIDRWASSKEYQKLLQNSSDIGYNSEGKTKGGWRNW
- a CDS encoding WecB/TagA/CpsF family glycosyltransferase gives rise to the protein MVGRLLMPTARVLDFPITALKFDDQVQTILRWAIARESKTVCVANVHMLMEAYWNPEFASILKSADLVTPDGMPLVWMMRRMGARYQDRVAGLDILQSSCELAQAMNVSVFFVGSQSSILSGMRRRLEKEFPRLKIAAMEPLPFRPLTETEDEALIEKINSSGAGLVFVSLGCPKQENWISHHKDKIQSVMIGLGGAFPVYAGLQKRAPRIVRDLGLEWLYRFIQEPRRLWSRYAKTIPAFIWLALKQLSSGNTLVELSHSRSQN
- a CDS encoding lasso peptide biosynthesis B2 protein, which produces MRKLRYFLRMRSRDRILLLMTFILMGTIRLGLWLLPFRVLIKLHTKTMHLLQKVPNSTQVSLAHIIAYVNLSTRYMPGGAKCLARALTTQVLMHRYNHLGELRIGVSKNTVGSIEAHAWIEHQGQIIIGNLEDLPRFIPLPSLNSVKL
- the rsmI gene encoding 16S rRNA (cytidine(1402)-2'-O)-methyltransferase; the encoded protein is MMSEPKPRTLYIVATPIGNLEDMTFRAVRVLQNVDMIAAEDTRHTGKLLHHFQVKTPQVSYHEHNSTSRIPELLQKLEDGKTIALVSDAGMPGISDPGYELVKACVDAGFDVVPIPGANAAITALSAAALPTDKFVFEGFLPPKLQQRREYLELLKTESRTLIFYESPHRLRATLQDLAEVFGGAERKIAIARELTKLYEEFWRGTLDAACEYYQTKEPQGEYTLVVEGNTTSDQELSVAQIKVELARMIAQGITRSQATKELAKLTSIPKRQLYQLALEIDI
- a CDS encoding sugar kinase, which gives rise to MQKRGLFIGLITLDLIYLADAPPQNNQKLVATDYTVAAGGPATNAAVTFSYLGNQGKVLGLLGSHPMTQLIKSDLNKHQVTISDLQPSKKEPPPVSSIIVSEATGDRAIISINATKTQIENQNIPNNILQDIDIVLIDGHQMQTSYQIAKIAKTRKIPIVVDGGSWKTGFEKILPLVDHIICSANFHPPTCQNTQQVFSYLQQLKIPNIAITNGDKPIEYKSTPSNQTHQLEIPKTSIIDTLGAGDIFHGAFCHYILQQNFPLALQSAAKIATKSCQHFGTRNWMKN
- a CDS encoding 3'(2'),5'-bisphosphate nucleotidase CysQ, coding for MQNLQQILQIARPITWEAAKILKSYYQKTQLDIEYKGEDPVTAADIAVSNYLIQQLQSQLKNQDFGYVSEENYQQQQLTQEYVWIIDPLDGTRDFIDKTGEYAIHIALVKNHRPVLALIAIPETDKIYYATLNGGTFVETSDGKIQKIEISTSQKIENLIVLVSRFHRTEKLEYLLKNLPCQNHKSVGSIGCKIVNMIEHQADVYISISGKSAPKDWDIAAPELILTEAGGKYTHLDLTPLQYNTGDVSQWGGLLASSGEFHDILCRESQKILLDWEKLENPQT